One part of the Rutidosis leptorrhynchoides isolate AG116_Rl617_1_P2 chromosome 1, CSIRO_AGI_Rlap_v1, whole genome shotgun sequence genome encodes these proteins:
- the LOC139853301 gene encoding protein FAR1-RELATED SEQUENCE 5-like, translating to MNNIGSVTAYRLRACLNGGYDQVRGTAVDYKNHQRDVNVCIGERDAQMLIYRFSKRKLNDPEFCFHYKTEQDELVGLFWADETSRCNFREFGDVLAFDATYRTNRYNMVSVPFTGVDHHNKCVTFGGGLLKHETIDSYEWLLKAFLTAHPNQPQLVLTDQDPTMKEAITNVLTESTHRLCMWHVMKKLPKKVCGELLKNTDLRKRIHKLVWDVLLTKEKFESRWQYLISELNLEENTWLADKFKIRDRWVSGYISHLPICCLMKTTSRTESSNAFFRVFTDPDHTLVQFMLNFESAMDKQRHEHHVVTSDDVAEVYEIQDANMKTKVVSRHQVVLNRDGNIVCSCNHFGRHGWLCRHIFCVFNNKRIEEIPETYIKRRWRRDILPTHLLDKRHRYGMQNDETSKMCSQVISDVDVIVRYKSSNDN from the exons ATGAACAATATTGGATCCGTCACGGCATACCGTCTACGTGCTTGTCTTAATGGAGGATACGACCAAGTTAGGGGAACTGCTGTTGATTATAAGAATCACCAAAGAGATGTGAATGTTTGTATTGGTGAAAGAGATGCACAAATGTTGATCTATAGGTTCAGCAAGAGGAAGTTAAACGATCCGGAGTTTTGTTTTCACTACAAAACGGAGCAAGATGAGCTAGTTGGTTTATTCTGGGCTGATGAGACATCTCGATGTAACTTCCGGGAGTTTGGAGATGTGCTAGCTTTTGATGCAACGTACCGTACCAACAG GTACAATATGGTATCTGTTCCATTTACTGGTGTGGATCACCACAACAAGTGTGTAACGTTTGGCGGTGGTCTTCTAAAGCATGAAACTATTGATAGTTATGAATGGTTGCTTAAGGCATTCTTAACAGCGCATCCAAATCAACCCCAATTGGTTCTTACGGACCAGGACCCAACCATGAAAGAAGCTATTACAAACGTGTTAACTGAGTCTACACACAGACTGTGTATGTGGCATGTGATGAAGAAATTACCTAAAAAG GTATGTGGGGAGCTCTTGAAGAACACTGATCTGAGGAAGCGGATTCACAAACTTGTGTGGGATGTGTTACTTACAAAGGAAAAGTTTGAGAGTCGATGGCAGTATTTGATAAGCGAGTTAAATCTTGAAGAAAACACATGGCTTGCTGACAAATTCAAGATTAGGGATAGATGGGTGTCTGGTTATATTTCTCACCTACCAATATGTTGTTTGATGAAAACAACATCAAGGACGGAGAGTTCAAACGCATTCTTCCGAGTTTTTACCGATCCAGATCATACCCTTGTTCAGTTTATGTTAAACTTTGAGTCTGCCATGGATAAACAGAGACATGAACACCAT GTGGTTACATCTGATGATGTTGCTGAGGTATATGAGATTCAAGATGCTAACATGAAAACTAAAGTTGTTTCTCGACATCAG GTTGTTCTTAACAGGGATGGTAACATTGTATGTAGCTGCAATCACTTTGGTCGCCATGGTTGGTTGTGTCGTCACATTTTCTGTGTTTTCAACAATAAGCGAATCGAGGAAATCCCAGAAACATATATCAAGAGGCGATGGAGAAGGGACATACTACCAACACATCTATTGGATAAAAGGCATAGATATGGAATGCAAAACGATGAAACCTCAAAAATGTGCTCGCAAGTTATTTCAGATGTTGATGTCATTGTTAGATATAAAAGTTCAAACGATAACTAA